The following coding sequences lie in one Deltaproteobacteria bacterium genomic window:
- a CDS encoding YafY family transcriptional regulator, giving the protein MDKTERLFALLHALRRRRAPVTAETLADEQEVSVRTIYRDIQTLIGLGAPIEGEAGLGYVLRAGFFLPPLMFTAIELEALVLGARWVQTLPDDELGQAARDALAKIATASPDDLRARIDDTGLWPVNLGSAGERAPVLQRAREAMRTEVAVAMSYQDADGRGSERTIWPLQLAYYEGKEIVAAWCCLRQDFRLFRVDRIGRFELTDEPYGRPRRALARELDAEWKRRRAASTPPQGDA; this is encoded by the coding sequence ATGGACAAGACCGAACGACTCTTCGCGCTGCTGCACGCGCTGCGACGCCGTCGCGCGCCGGTGACCGCGGAGACCCTCGCCGACGAGCAGGAGGTCTCCGTTCGCACCATCTACCGCGACATCCAGACCCTGATCGGGCTCGGTGCGCCGATCGAGGGCGAGGCCGGGCTCGGCTACGTGCTGCGCGCGGGCTTCTTCCTGCCACCACTCATGTTCACCGCGATTGAACTCGAGGCTCTGGTACTCGGCGCCCGTTGGGTACAGACGCTGCCCGACGACGAGCTGGGGCAGGCGGCCCGCGATGCGCTCGCGAAGATCGCGACTGCGTCGCCCGACGACCTGCGAGCGCGCATCGACGACACCGGTCTGTGGCCCGTCAACCTCGGCAGCGCCGGCGAGCGCGCGCCGGTGCTGCAGCGCGCGCGCGAGGCCATGCGCACAGAGGTCGCCGTGGCGATGTCCTACCAGGACGCCGACGGCCGTGGCAGCGAGCGCACGATCTGGCCGCTGCAGCTCGCGTACTACGAGGGCAAGGAGATCGTGGCGGCGTGGTGCTGCCTGCGGCAGGACTTCCGCCTGTTCCGCGTCGATCGCATCGGGCGCTTCGAGCTCACCGACGAACCCTACGGACGTCCGCGACGCGCGCTCGCCCGCGAGCTCGACGCGGAGTGGAAGCGGCGTCGCGCCGCCTCGACGCCGCCACAGGGCGACGCGTAG
- a CDS encoding glutathione S-transferase yields the protein MTTTQPDLVFHHVPWSRSAGIRWLLEELAVPYAVNIVDVRAPQGVDEGYRAIQPHKKVPAIQHGDVVVTERAAIAIYLGDRFADAGLAPAIDAQGRAAYLTTLVYCDAVFDPAVSARAHGLTYRPSDYAFGGFDDVIAYLDAKLTRHPYAAGPVFTAADTQLASGLAFTMNVMQVVPRKPAFEAYLARTTSRPAYQRAQQLDVELLQQHPEVAKNLPQPG from the coding sequence ATGACCACGACCCAGCCCGACCTCGTCTTCCACCACGTTCCCTGGTCCCGCTCGGCGGGCATTCGGTGGCTGCTCGAGGAGCTCGCCGTCCCGTACGCCGTGAACATCGTCGACGTGCGCGCGCCGCAGGGGGTCGACGAGGGCTATCGCGCGATCCAGCCCCACAAGAAGGTACCGGCGATTCAGCACGGTGACGTCGTCGTCACCGAGCGCGCCGCGATCGCGATCTACCTCGGTGACCGCTTCGCCGACGCCGGCCTCGCGCCCGCAATCGACGCGCAGGGCCGCGCCGCGTATCTCACGACGCTGGTGTACTGCGACGCCGTCTTCGATCCGGCCGTGTCCGCGCGCGCGCACGGCCTGACCTACCGGCCGTCGGACTATGCGTTCGGTGGATTCGACGACGTGATCGCGTACCTCGACGCCAAGCTCACGCGTCATCCCTACGCAGCGGGGCCGGTGTTCACGGCGGCCGACACCCAGCTCGCCAGCGGGCTGGCGTTCACGATGAACGTGATGCAGGTGGTGCCGCGCAAGCCAGCCTTCGAGGCCTACCTCGCGCGCACGACGTCGCGGCCCGCCTACCAGCGGGCGCAGCAGCTCGACGTCGAGCTGCTGCAGCAGCACCCCGAGGTCGCCAAGAACCTGCCGCAACCCGGCTGA
- a CDS encoding TatD family hydrolase: protein MALPEHAPLVDIGANLTNRSFATDLELVLQRAAAAGVAQIVVTGASAEASREALTLAQAKPGRLWSTAGVHPHVSAGFGDDTLAVLRACLADPRCVAVGECGLDYDRDYSPRDEQRRAFARQLELAIELQRPVFLHERAAHGDFVAMLREHRSSLPHVVVHCFTGTGDELDAYLELDAHIGITGWICDERRGHHLRELVPRIPAARLMVETDAPYLLPRDLKPMPRHRRNEPALLVHVAHAVASAAGKPFAQLAAETTAVARAFFGL from the coding sequence ATGGCGCTCCCCGAACACGCACCGCTGGTCGACATCGGTGCGAACCTCACCAACCGCTCGTTCGCGACCGACCTCGAGCTGGTGCTGCAGCGGGCCGCCGCCGCCGGCGTCGCACAGATCGTCGTGACCGGCGCCTCGGCCGAGGCCTCGCGCGAGGCATTGACGCTGGCGCAGGCCAAGCCCGGGCGCCTGTGGTCGACCGCCGGCGTGCACCCCCACGTGTCGGCCGGCTTCGGCGACGACACGCTCGCGGTGCTGCGCGCGTGCCTGGCCGACCCGCGCTGCGTGGCGGTCGGCGAGTGCGGCCTCGACTACGATCGCGACTACTCGCCGCGCGACGAACAGCGGCGCGCGTTTGCCCGGCAGCTCGAGCTCGCCATCGAGCTGCAGCGGCCGGTGTTCCTCCACGAGCGCGCGGCCCACGGCGACTTCGTCGCGATGCTCCGTGAGCACCGCAGCTCGCTGCCGCACGTGGTCGTGCACTGCTTCACCGGCACCGGCGACGAGCTCGACGCCTACCTCGAGCTCGACGCGCACATCGGCATCACCGGCTGGATCTGTGACGAACGCCGCGGACACCACCTGCGCGAGCTGGTGCCGCGCATCCCCGCCGCGCGGCTCATGGTCGAGACCGACGCGCCCTACCTGCTCCCGCGCGACCTGAAGCCGATGCCCCGGCACCGCCGCAACGAGCCGGCGCTGCTCGTGCACGTCGCCCACGCGGTCGCGAGCGCCGCGGGCAAGCCCTTCGCGCAGCTCGCGGCCGAGACCACTGCGGTCGCGCGCGCGTTCTTCGGGCTGTGA
- a CDS encoding metallophosphoesterase translates to MTVMPLLWLGLHVYLDRRLVRSGAFSPAVRRVLRWVIIACAVLPLYTLTGARMGLPSTRALQLVGFFLFGLSSIALVLQLMVDAGRGVAALWRRFVLARGRSAAVPSDAPTDPARRGFFGQLANLGVVGTASGVAGFGFVQVQATPEVLHVQVPIVGLPPALHGLRIVQMTDIHVGPTIKREYLERCVEVCNAQDADLVAVTGDLIDGFVGQLRDDVAPLGDLRAREGVFFVTGNHEYYWDGPAWCDEVARLGLTVLDNRHVVIERGGAKLLLAGVTDISAGSMVASHASDPAKACAGAPSCDVRVLLAHQPRSVYAAAKAGYDLQISGHTHGGQYFPMNLLVYLAQPYVAGLERHEDMWIYVSRGTGYWGPPMRAGAPSEITLLELVPA, encoded by the coding sequence ATGACGGTCATGCCGCTGTTGTGGCTGGGCCTGCACGTCTACCTCGACCGGCGGCTGGTCCGCAGCGGCGCGTTCTCGCCGGCCGTCCGCCGCGTGCTGCGTTGGGTCATCATCGCGTGCGCGGTGCTGCCGCTGTACACGCTGACCGGCGCGCGCATGGGGCTGCCGAGCACGCGCGCGCTGCAGCTGGTCGGCTTCTTCCTGTTCGGGCTGTCGTCGATCGCGTTGGTGCTACAGCTGATGGTCGACGCCGGTCGTGGGGTCGCGGCGCTGTGGCGACGCTTCGTGCTCGCGCGGGGGCGCAGCGCGGCGGTGCCCTCCGACGCGCCGACCGATCCCGCGCGGCGCGGCTTCTTCGGCCAGCTCGCCAACCTCGGCGTGGTCGGGACCGCCAGCGGCGTCGCCGGCTTCGGCTTCGTGCAGGTGCAGGCGACCCCCGAGGTGCTGCACGTGCAGGTGCCGATCGTTGGCCTGCCGCCGGCGCTGCACGGCCTGCGCATCGTGCAGATGACCGACATCCACGTCGGTCCGACCATCAAGCGCGAGTACCTCGAGCGCTGCGTGGAGGTCTGCAACGCGCAGGATGCCGACCTCGTCGCGGTCACTGGCGATCTCATCGACGGCTTCGTCGGCCAGCTGCGCGACGACGTCGCCCCGCTCGGCGACCTGCGAGCCCGCGAGGGTGTGTTCTTCGTGACCGGCAACCACGAGTACTACTGGGACGGCCCCGCGTGGTGCGACGAGGTTGCGCGTCTCGGGCTCACCGTGCTCGACAACCGCCACGTCGTGATCGAGCGCGGCGGCGCGAAGCTGCTACTCGCCGGCGTCACCGACATCTCGGCCGGCAGCATGGTCGCCAGCCACGCCTCGGATCCCGCAAAGGCCTGCGCGGGCGCGCCGAGCTGCGACGTGCGGGTGCTGCTGGCCCACCAACCGCGCTCGGTCTACGCCGCCGCGAAGGCCGGCTACGACCTGCAGATCTCCGGGCACACCCACGGCGGGCAGTACTTCCCGATGAACCTGCTCGTGTACCTCGCGCAGCCGTACGTCGCGGGCCTCGAGCGGCACGAGGACATGTGGATCTACGTCAGCCGCGGCACCGGCTACTGGGGACCGCCGATGCGTGCGGGGGCGCCGTCGGAGATCACGCTGCTCGAGCTCGTGCCGGCCTGA
- a CDS encoding DUF4340 domain-containing protein — protein sequence MKRSILVYGLLLSASLFGAWRVWTSPAEVDLGENVVVLSGAADELERVHYHSDKLDLVIEMRTDELGRYGWVRAEPLGTDTAVVEPEAEPENPHAPPKDDGTVSEFKAGKSGTAALEGLMPFKAKRELTGVTDDKLKELGLGEPEATLEITRAGREPASYEIGGNVYGGANVYVRDTSSGKVYVVDAKVIRPLQSGKQSLPDRELVGVETKAIAALAVSGGEATAEFEQHNPDDPEQVFWSTAGSTSKNETAAAWIDKALRMRASSYVQSTDAVGQLEDVFGFAVRTTDRKQIHVTVSRGYDENGEELWYAKSEHTRGLVKLQKALAAEVAADLANVLDAGSS from the coding sequence ATGAAGCGATCGATCCTCGTCTACGGCTTGTTGCTGTCGGCGTCGTTGTTCGGCGCGTGGCGGGTCTGGACGTCGCCCGCCGAGGTCGACCTCGGCGAGAACGTGGTGGTGCTGAGCGGCGCCGCCGACGAGCTCGAGCGGGTGCACTACCACTCCGACAAGCTCGACCTCGTCATCGAGATGCGCACCGACGAGCTCGGTCGCTACGGCTGGGTCCGCGCCGAGCCACTCGGCACCGACACCGCAGTGGTCGAGCCCGAGGCCGAGCCCGAGAACCCCCACGCGCCGCCCAAGGACGACGGCACCGTGTCGGAGTTCAAAGCCGGCAAGAGCGGCACGGCCGCGCTCGAGGGGCTGATGCCGTTCAAGGCCAAGCGCGAGCTCACCGGCGTCACCGACGACAAGCTGAAGGAACTCGGGTTGGGCGAGCCCGAGGCCACGCTCGAGATCACGCGCGCCGGTCGTGAGCCGGCGAGCTATGAGATCGGCGGTAACGTGTACGGCGGTGCCAACGTCTACGTGCGAGACACCAGCTCCGGCAAGGTCTACGTCGTCGACGCCAAGGTGATCCGCCCGCTGCAGAGCGGCAAGCAGAGCCTGCCCGATCGCGAGCTGGTCGGAGTCGAGACCAAGGCCATCGCGGCGCTCGCCGTCAGCGGCGGCGAGGCGACCGCCGAGTTCGAGCAGCACAACCCCGACGATCCCGAGCAGGTCTTTTGGAGCACCGCTGGCAGCACGAGCAAGAACGAGACCGCGGCGGCGTGGATCGACAAGGCGCTGCGCATGCGCGCGTCGTCGTACGTGCAGAGCACGGACGCGGTCGGTCAGCTCGAGGACGTGTTCGGCTTCGCAGTGCGCACGACCGACCGCAAGCAGATCCACGTGACGGTCTCGCGCGGCTACGACGAGAACGGCGAGGAGCTGTGGTACGCCAAGAGCGAGCACACCCGTGGGCTCGTGAAGCTACAGAAGGCGCTGGCGGCCGAGGTGGCGGCCGACCTGGCCAACGTGCTCGACGCAGGGTCGAGCTGA
- a CDS encoding Gldg family protein — translation MSLSSLLYLVGMAALFAGQRLFDGNDAVQWTASLAGLGAIVVAAVLRLQGLRGAKDEGLRFGHRVAMICLVTGVASLVMYAATTEGVVRSLTLSQDSEERWLGVWRSLWPIVWLLGTVPMMVVDYAIVSSPVMMPARRIRDMVGHGVVAALGLALVFPVNYIASKKNERWDLAYFKTPLPGTATMAIVSSLEQPVHVRVFMPPSSDVARELAAYFGALEGPNVTVEVIDQAAEPRLAKALSVRDNGTIAFTQGELDLDEVEPTPAQGETPAAEAEDDGKPKPVTRTLKVATDLEKAKRTLKKLDAEVQTILRELGHGERVVYFTTGHGELGWDGGAQAPVDREISAFKGRLKQLGFNVKQLGISQGLAEKVPDDADLVIAMGPLKQLHQTEVDALRAYVDAGGSLLVALDPVALREPIVGAGDPLYDLLAYLGVSVGDGVLASEQGIVPITHNKLDRFNLVTDGFSQHPSTTTLSQRANNNVLFARMAAPLDEVDEHASKVVFTVRTLAVVWSDLDRNAEYDADAGEAKNARNLVAAIEGGSEGAPWRAVVMSSSSIFSDLGVGFLGNQRLIDDACNWLIGAEALSGTTESEEDVKIEHTKEGQTTWFYLTVLGVPLLVLAIGGVRMRLRRRGGAR, via the coding sequence ATGAGCCTCTCGAGCTTGCTGTACCTGGTGGGCATGGCGGCGTTGTTCGCCGGCCAGCGCCTGTTCGACGGCAATGACGCCGTGCAGTGGACCGCGAGCCTCGCGGGCCTGGGCGCGATCGTGGTGGCGGCGGTGCTGCGCCTGCAGGGGCTGCGCGGCGCCAAGGACGAGGGCCTGCGCTTCGGCCACCGCGTCGCGATGATCTGCCTGGTCACCGGCGTGGCCTCGCTGGTGATGTACGCGGCGACCACCGAGGGGGTGGTGCGCAGCCTGACGCTCAGTCAGGACTCCGAGGAGCGCTGGCTCGGGGTGTGGCGCTCGCTGTGGCCGATCGTCTGGCTGCTGGGCACCGTGCCGATGATGGTGGTCGACTACGCCATCGTCAGCTCGCCGGTGATGATGCCGGCGCGACGCATCCGCGACATGGTCGGCCACGGGGTCGTCGCGGCACTGGGCCTCGCCTTGGTGTTCCCCGTCAACTACATCGCCAGCAAGAAGAACGAGCGCTGGGACCTGGCGTACTTCAAGACCCCGCTGCCGGGCACCGCGACGATGGCGATCGTGTCGTCGCTCGAGCAGCCGGTGCACGTGCGGGTGTTCATGCCGCCGTCGTCCGACGTGGCGCGCGAGCTGGCCGCGTACTTCGGCGCGCTCGAGGGGCCCAACGTCACCGTCGAGGTCATCGACCAGGCCGCCGAGCCGCGGCTGGCCAAGGCCCTCAGCGTGCGCGACAACGGGACCATCGCGTTCACGCAGGGCGAGCTCGATCTCGACGAGGTCGAGCCGACGCCGGCGCAGGGTGAGACGCCGGCGGCCGAGGCCGAGGACGACGGCAAGCCCAAGCCGGTCACGCGCACGCTCAAGGTCGCCACCGACCTGGAGAAGGCCAAGCGCACGCTCAAGAAGCTCGACGCCGAGGTCCAGACCATCCTCCGCGAGCTCGGTCATGGCGAGCGCGTGGTCTATTTCACCACCGGCCATGGCGAGCTCGGGTGGGACGGCGGTGCGCAGGCGCCCGTCGACCGCGAGATCTCGGCGTTCAAGGGTCGGCTGAAGCAGCTCGGCTTCAACGTCAAGCAGCTCGGCATCTCGCAGGGCCTGGCCGAGAAGGTGCCCGACGACGCCGACCTGGTGATCGCGATGGGGCCGCTCAAGCAGCTGCACCAGACCGAGGTCGACGCGCTGCGAGCCTACGTCGACGCCGGCGGCTCGCTGCTGGTGGCGCTCGATCCGGTCGCGCTGCGCGAGCCGATCGTCGGCGCCGGCGACCCGTTGTACGACCTGTTGGCGTACCTCGGCGTGTCGGTCGGCGACGGCGTGTTGGCCTCGGAGCAGGGCATCGTGCCCATCACGCACAACAAGCTCGACCGCTTCAACCTCGTCACCGACGGCTTCTCCCAGCATCCGTCGACGACCACGCTGAGCCAGCGCGCCAACAACAACGTGCTGTTCGCCCGCATGGCCGCACCCCTCGACGAGGTCGACGAGCACGCCAGCAAGGTCGTGTTCACGGTGCGCACGCTCGCGGTGGTGTGGTCGGACCTCGACCGCAACGCCGAGTACGACGCCGATGCCGGCGAGGCCAAGAACGCGCGCAACCTGGTCGCCGCCATCGAAGGCGGCAGCGAGGGCGCGCCCTGGCGCGCGGTGGTGATGTCGAGCAGCTCGATCTTCTCTGACCTCGGCGTCGGCTTCCTCGGCAACCAGCGGCTCATCGACGACGCCTGCAACTGGCTCATCGGCGCCGAGGCGCTCTCGGGTACCACCGAGAGCGAAGAGGACGTGAAGATCGAGCACACCAAGGAGGGCCAGACCACCTGGTTCTACCTGACGGTGCTGGGGGTACCGCTCTTGGTACTCGCGATCGGCGGCGTGCGCATGCGTCTGCGCCGTCGGGGAGGTGCACGATGA
- a CDS encoding ABC transporter permease subunit, whose protein sequence is MLLVARRDLAGYLNSMWGYAVIAAVLVIDGLLFNAFALGNEAKFSSKVIEEFFYFSFGTTVIASILLTMRSFAEERQTGTIVLLDSAPLADWQLVGGKYLSAMLVIAAMVLATLYMPALVFVNGKVSYGHIAAGYLGLLLVGGAVAAIGTFASAVSRSQLVAGFASVVITVALLMMWLLAKVTDPPLVDLFSYMSLFDRHYKSFMRGQINTEDVVFYVSIVFVFLMMASRFIAARRWR, encoded by the coding sequence ATGTTGCTCGTGGCCCGCCGCGATCTCGCGGGCTATCTCAACTCGATGTGGGGCTACGCGGTGATCGCCGCGGTGCTGGTGATCGACGGCCTGCTGTTCAACGCGTTCGCGTTGGGCAACGAGGCCAAGTTCAGCTCCAAGGTCATCGAGGAGTTCTTCTATTTCTCGTTCGGGACCACGGTGATCGCGTCGATCTTGCTGACGATGCGCTCGTTCGCCGAGGAGCGTCAGACCGGCACCATCGTGCTGCTCGACTCCGCGCCGCTGGCGGACTGGCAGCTGGTCGGCGGCAAGTATCTGTCGGCGATGCTGGTCATCGCTGCCATGGTGCTGGCGACGCTGTACATGCCGGCGCTGGTGTTCGTGAACGGCAAGGTCAGCTACGGCCACATCGCCGCCGGCTACCTGGGCCTGTTGCTGGTTGGTGGTGCGGTCGCGGCGATCGGAACCTTCGCGAGCGCGGTGTCGCGGTCGCAGCTGGTCGCCGGCTTCGCCTCGGTCGTCATCACCGTCGCACTCCTGATGATGTGGCTGCTGGCCAAGGTCACCGATCCGCCGCTGGTCGACCTGTTCTCGTACATGAGCCTGTTCGACCGCCACTACAAGAGCTTCATGCGCGGCCAGATCAACACCGAGGACGTGGTCTTCTACGTTTCGATCGTGTTCGTCTTCCTCATGATGGCGAGCCGCTTCATCGCGGCGCGGAGGTGGCGATGA
- a CDS encoding ABC transporter ATP-binding protein, with product MIEVQNLTRYYGRFAAVREASFKIGDREIVGFLGLNGAGKSTMLRVLAGLQMPSAGKVLVDGVDATEAVDAMRRRIGFLPEDPPLYREMRVAEFLRWVGQVKGCSRSEVEAELPRVMETCQLTEAADKVIAELSHGYRKRVGIAQAIIHRPQVVILDEPISGLDPRQIVEMRKVVRSLKKFATVLISSHILSEIAQTVDRILVIHKGRIVAEGTEAQLSGALGSGTRLTVIVRGKLASCEELLGKSELVDGYQLDVDGELVTMSVTLKADDREGFVRELVEAGLGVRSVQDAMGELEQIFLELTRAAGAPAALESKQQPLRKELEA from the coding sequence ATGATCGAAGTTCAGAACCTCACGCGTTACTACGGGCGCTTCGCGGCGGTCCGCGAGGCCTCGTTCAAGATCGGCGACCGCGAGATCGTCGGCTTCCTCGGCCTCAACGGCGCCGGGAAGTCGACCATGCTGCGGGTGCTCGCGGGGCTGCAGATGCCGAGCGCCGGCAAGGTCTTGGTCGACGGCGTCGACGCCACCGAGGCGGTCGACGCGATGCGGCGCCGCATCGGCTTCCTGCCCGAGGATCCGCCGCTGTACCGCGAGATGCGGGTCGCCGAGTTCTTGCGGTGGGTCGGCCAGGTCAAGGGCTGCAGCCGCAGCGAGGTCGAGGCCGAGCTGCCGCGGGTGATGGAGACCTGTCAGCTGACCGAGGCCGCCGACAAGGTCATCGCCGAGCTCTCGCACGGCTACCGCAAGCGCGTCGGCATCGCTCAAGCCATCATCCACCGCCCACAAGTGGTGATCCTCGACGAGCCGATCAGCGGGCTCGATCCGCGGCAGATCGTCGAGATGCGCAAGGTCGTGCGCTCGCTGAAGAAGTTCGCGACCGTGCTGATCAGCTCGCACATCCTCTCGGAGATCGCCCAGACCGTCGATCGCATCCTGGTGATCCACAAGGGGCGCATCGTCGCCGAGGGCACCGAGGCGCAGCTCTCGGGTGCGCTCGGCAGCGGCACGCGGCTCACGGTGATCGTGCGCGGCAAGCTCGCCAGCTGCGAGGAGCTGCTCGGTAAGTCGGAGCTCGTCGACGGCTACCAGCTCGACGTCGACGGCGAGCTGGTGACGATGAGCGTGACGCTCAAGGCCGACGATCGCGAGGGCTTCGTGCGCGAGTTGGTCGAGGCCGGGCTCGGGGTGCGCTCGGTGCAGGACGCGATGGGTGAGCTCGAACAGATCTTCCTCGAACTCACGCGCGCCGCCGGGGCACCGGCCGCGCTCGAGAGCAAGCAACAACCACTACGGAAGGAGCTCGAGGCATGA
- a CDS encoding NAD(P)-dependent oxidoreductase → MTSLANKTLFISGASRGIGLAIGLRAARDGANVVIAAKTTEPHPKLPGTIYTAAQEIEAAGGKALAVVCDIRSEEAVDEAVTKAVEHFGGIDILVNNASAISLTGTLSTPMKRYDLMHQINARGTYLCSQKCVPHLRKAANPHVLNLSPPLSMKPKWFGGHVAYTMAKYGMSMCVLGMAEEFRNDGIAFNALWPRTAIATAAVQMLGGDPMVRHSRTPEIMADAAWEILVKPARECTGNFFVDEDVLRQAGVADFRKYAVDPEVEPMVDFFLD, encoded by the coding sequence GTGACCAGCCTCGCGAACAAGACCCTCTTCATCTCCGGAGCGAGCCGCGGCATCGGACTCGCGATCGGCCTGCGAGCCGCCCGCGACGGCGCCAACGTGGTCATCGCCGCCAAGACCACCGAGCCCCATCCCAAGCTGCCCGGCACCATCTACACCGCCGCGCAGGAGATCGAGGCCGCCGGTGGCAAGGCGCTGGCCGTGGTGTGCGACATCCGCTCGGAGGAGGCCGTCGACGAGGCCGTGACCAAGGCGGTCGAGCACTTCGGCGGCATCGACATCCTCGTCAACAACGCCAGTGCCATCAGCCTCACCGGCACGCTGTCGACGCCGATGAAGCGCTACGACCTGATGCACCAGATCAACGCGCGTGGCACCTACCTGTGCTCGCAGAAGTGCGTGCCGCACCTGCGCAAGGCCGCCAACCCCCACGTGTTGAACCTGTCGCCGCCGCTGTCGATGAAGCCGAAGTGGTTCGGCGGCCACGTCGCGTACACGATGGCGAAGTACGGCATGAGCATGTGCGTGCTGGGCATGGCCGAGGAGTTCCGCAACGACGGCATCGCCTTCAACGCGCTGTGGCCCCGCACCGCGATCGCCACCGCCGCGGTGCAGATGCTCGGCGGCGACCCGATGGTCCGACACAGCCGCACCCCCGAGATCATGGCCGACGCCGCGTGGGAGATCCTCGTCAAGCCCGCGCGCGAGTGCACCGGCAACTTCTTCGTCGACGAGGACGTGCTGCGCCAGGCCGGCGTGGCCGACTTCCGCAAGTACGCGGTCGACCCCGAGGTCGAGCCGATGGTCGACTTCTTCCTCGATTAG